From Rhodovastum atsumiense, a single genomic window includes:
- a CDS encoding tautomerase family protein, with translation MPHVIVKLYAGRSDQQKARIAEEVTKAIVASAGCGEAAVSVSIEEFAPEDWGEQVYRPDILERPDTLYKKPGYSPP, from the coding sequence GTGCCTCACGTCATCGTCAAACTCTACGCGGGCCGGTCGGACCAGCAGAAGGCCAGGATCGCCGAGGAAGTAACCAAGGCCATCGTCGCCAGCGCCGGCTGCGGCGAGGCCGCCGTTTCGGTCAGCATCGAGGAATTCGCCCCGGAAGACTGGGGCGAGCAGGTCTACCGGCCCGACATCCTCGAACGCCCGGACACGCTCTACAAGAAGCCCGGCTACAGCCCGCCCTGA
- a CDS encoding malonate--CoA ligase, whose product MTAAGSTATPSNWLTDIASTAPARLLIDAPGARSVTYAQAEETTLRLATALRQMGLVPGDRVAVQVRKSPEAFLLYLACLRGGYVFVPLNTAYTLAELDYFLRDAEPGLFVCRPEQKAESEPLCKAAGVERLETLGIAADGSLFDFARDLKGDPACLFDGQPDTLAALLYTSGTTGRSKGAMLTHRNLASNAAALVEAWRFTGDDKVLHVLPIFHTHGLFIAGNTVLAAGAGMIFPDHSDPAHVIAEMKRATVFMGVPTHYTRLLASPALTRDATSSIRLFVSGSAPLRPETHREFEARTGHRILERYAMTETVVITSNPHDGERRPGAVGFPLPGVSVRLSDPASGAVLSGGEAVGMIEVAGPGRFVGYWRNPEKTAEDIREDGFFRTGDLGRIDEDGYLHIVGRAKDLIISGGYNVYPKEVESELDQLPGIREATVVGLPHPDFGEGVTAFVIPLPGAHPVEADLLSQLGKRLANYKQPKRILFVDEFPRNALGKIQKNVLRDTHRDLYEVRTRT is encoded by the coding sequence GTGACCGCAGCCGGCAGTACCGCCACTCCTTCGAACTGGCTCACCGACATTGCGTCCACTGCCCCGGCGCGCCTGCTGATCGACGCCCCCGGCGCCCGCAGCGTGACCTATGCACAGGCCGAGGAAACGACGCTGCGCCTCGCGACCGCGTTGCGACAGATGGGGCTCGTCCCGGGAGATCGGGTGGCCGTGCAGGTCAGGAAATCGCCCGAGGCGTTCCTGCTCTATCTCGCCTGCCTGAGAGGCGGCTATGTCTTCGTGCCGCTCAACACCGCCTATACCCTGGCTGAACTCGACTATTTCCTCAGGGATGCGGAGCCGGGCCTCTTCGTGTGCAGGCCGGAGCAAAAGGCAGAATCGGAACCGCTCTGCAAAGCGGCGGGGGTGGAGCGTCTCGAAACGCTCGGTATCGCAGCGGACGGATCGCTGTTTGATTTTGCACGGGACCTCAAGGGCGATCCCGCCTGCCTGTTCGACGGCCAGCCCGATACGCTGGCCGCCCTGCTCTACACCTCGGGCACGACAGGCCGGTCCAAGGGAGCGATGCTCACGCATCGCAACCTCGCCTCCAACGCCGCCGCGCTGGTGGAGGCCTGGCGCTTCACCGGCGACGACAAGGTCCTGCACGTCCTGCCGATATTCCATACCCATGGCCTGTTCATTGCCGGGAATACCGTGCTTGCCGCCGGGGCCGGCATGATTTTCCCCGACCATTCCGACCCGGCCCATGTCATTGCCGAAATGAAACGCGCGACCGTCTTCATGGGTGTTCCCACCCATTACACGCGGCTGCTCGCCAGCCCCGCGCTCACCAGGGATGCCACGTCCTCCATCCGGCTGTTCGTGTCCGGTTCGGCACCGCTCCGACCCGAAACACACCGGGAGTTCGAGGCGCGCACGGGTCATCGCATCCTGGAACGATACGCAATGACCGAAACCGTCGTCATCACTTCGAACCCGCATGACGGCGAACGGCGCCCGGGCGCCGTGGGCTTTCCCCTTCCCGGCGTGAGCGTGCGGCTTTCCGATCCCGCGAGCGGTGCGGTCCTCAGTGGCGGCGAAGCGGTCGGGATGATCGAGGTGGCCGGTCCCGGCCGCTTCGTTGGGTACTGGCGCAATCCCGAAAAGACCGCGGAGGACATCCGCGAGGACGGCTTCTTCCGGACCGGCGACCTCGGCCGGATCGACGAGGACGGCTATCTCCATATCGTCGGCCGGGCCAAGGACCTGATCATCTCAGGCGGCTACAATGTCTATCCCAAGGAAGTCGAAAGCGAACTGGACCAATTGCCGGGAATCCGCGAGGCCACCGTGGTCGGCCTGCCCCATCCCGATTTTGGCGAGGGCGTGACCGCGTTCGTCATTCCGCTCCCTGGCGCGCATCCGGTCGAAGCGGACCTGTTGTCACAACTCGGCAAACGCCTTGCCAACTACAAGCAGCCGAAGCGCATCCTGTTCGTCGACGAGTTTCCCCGCAACGCTTTGGGCAAGATCCAGAAGAACGTGCTGCGGGACACCCATCGGGATCTCTACGAGGTCCGAACACGGACGTGA
- the prpF gene encoding 2-methylaconitate cis-trans isomerase PrpF has protein sequence MAHAPQIKVPATYMRGGTSKGVFFALDDLPEAARVPGPARDRLLMRVIGSPDPYGKQIDGMGGATSSTSKTVILSRSTRADHDVDYLFGQVSIDKAFVDWSGNCGNLSAAVGPFAIRNGLVEPARVPQDGIAVIRIWQANIGKTIVAHVPMTGGEVQETGDFELDGVTFPAAEIQLEFLDPAEEGDGGALFPTGKLVDTLEVPGIGTFKATMINSGIPTIFLEAQALGYTGTELQDDINNDAAALARLETIRAHGALKMGLISRLEEAASRQHTPKIAFVAAPKDYTASSGKKISANDIDLLVRAVSMGKLHHAMMGTASVAIATAAAVTGTLVNLAAGGGERETVCFGHPSGTLRVGSKAQLVNGEWAVSKAIMSRSARVLMQGWVHVPFAG, from the coding sequence ATGGCCCACGCTCCCCAGATCAAGGTTCCCGCCACCTACATGCGCGGTGGCACCAGCAAGGGCGTTTTCTTCGCGTTGGATGACCTGCCCGAGGCGGCCCGGGTTCCCGGTCCGGCCCGTGACCGGCTGCTGATGCGCGTCATCGGCAGCCCCGATCCCTATGGCAAGCAGATCGACGGCATGGGGGGCGCCACCTCCAGCACCAGCAAGACCGTGATCCTGAGCCGCAGCACCAGGGCCGATCACGATGTCGATTACCTGTTCGGGCAGGTGTCCATCGACAAGGCGTTCGTCGACTGGAGCGGCAATTGCGGCAACCTCTCCGCCGCGGTCGGCCCCTTCGCGATCCGCAACGGCCTGGTTGAACCGGCCCGCGTGCCGCAGGACGGGATCGCGGTCATCCGCATCTGGCAGGCCAATATCGGCAAGACCATCGTCGCGCACGTGCCGATGACGGGCGGCGAGGTGCAGGAAACCGGCGATTTCGAACTGGATGGCGTGACCTTCCCGGCCGCCGAGATCCAGTTGGAATTCCTCGATCCGGCCGAGGAAGGCGACGGCGGCGCCCTGTTCCCGACCGGGAAGCTGGTGGACACGCTGGAAGTGCCGGGCATCGGCACGTTCAAGGCGACCATGATCAATTCCGGCATTCCCACGATCTTCCTGGAAGCCCAGGCGCTCGGCTACACCGGCACCGAACTGCAGGACGACATCAACAACGATGCGGCGGCGCTGGCCCGGCTGGAGACGATCCGCGCCCACGGGGCGCTGAAGATGGGGCTGATCTCCCGGCTGGAGGAAGCCGCGTCACGCCAGCACACGCCGAAGATCGCCTTCGTTGCCGCGCCGAAGGACTACACGGCTTCCAGTGGCAAGAAGATCAGTGCGAACGACATCGACCTGCTGGTCCGGGCGGTGTCGATGGGCAAGCTGCACCATGCCATGATGGGCACGGCCTCGGTCGCCATCGCCACGGCGGCCGCGGTGACCGGCACGCTGGTGAATCTGGCCGCGGGTGGCGGCGAGCGGGAAACCGTGTGCTTCGGGCATCCGTCGGGCACCTTGCGCGTCGGCTCGAAGGCGCAACTGGTGAACGGCGAATGGGCGGTCAGCAAGGCCATCATGAGCCGCAGCGCCCGCGTGCTGATGCAGGGCTGGGTGCACGTGCCGTTCGCCGGGTGA
- the acnD gene encoding Fe/S-dependent 2-methylisocitrate dehydratase AcnD — protein MNTQYRKSLPGTGLDYFDARAAVEAIAPGAYDTLPYTSRVLAENLVRRCDPALLTDALRQLVERKRDLDFPWYPARVVCHDILGQTALVDLAGLRDAIADKGGDPAKVNPVVPVQLIVDHSLAVEHGGFEKDAFAKNRAIEDRRNEDRFHFIEWTKQAFENVDVVPPGNGIMHQINLERMSPVIHAIDGVAFPDTLVGTDSHTPHVDALGVIAIGVGGLEAENVMLGRASWMRLPDIIGVELTGRPQPGITATDIVLTLTEFLRKERVVGAYLEFHGEGAASLTLGDRATISNMAPEYGATAAMFAIDAQTIAYLRLTGREDAQVRLVETYARTAGLWSDTLAGAQYERLLRFDLSSVVRTLAGPSNPHRRLPVSDLATRGIAAAWKEEPGLLPDGAVIIAAITSCTNTSNPRNVIAAGLLARNANRAGLARKPWVKSSLAPGSKAVALYLDEAGLTAELEQLGFGIVAFACTTCNGMSGALDPKIQQEIIDRDLYATAVLSGNRNFDGRIHPYAKQAFLASPPLVVAYAIAGTIRFDIERDVLGVDANGQEIRLKDIWPSDAEIDAVVAAAVKPEHFRNVYAPMFGDRGARQAVSPLYDWRPQSTYIRRPPYWEGALAGERTLRGLRPLAVLGDNITTDHLSPSNAILPNSAAGEYLAKMGLPEEDYNSYATHRGDHLTAQRATFANPTLLNEMVRNPDGSVKKGSLARVEPEGKVLRMWEAIETYMDRKQPLIIVAGADYGQGSSRDWAAKGVRLAGVEAIVAEGFERIHRTNLIGMGVLPLEFKPGVNRLTLGLDGTETYDVTGERTPRADLTLVIHRRDGSTVEVPVTCRLDTAEEVSIYNAGGVLQRFAQDFLEAAAAPQGGRQAG, from the coding sequence ATGAACACGCAATATCGTAAATCCCTTCCCGGCACCGGGCTGGATTATTTCGACGCGCGTGCCGCCGTCGAGGCGATCGCGCCGGGCGCCTATGACACCCTGCCGTATACCTCCCGGGTGCTGGCCGAGAACCTGGTGCGCCGCTGCGATCCCGCGCTGCTCACCGACGCACTCCGGCAGTTGGTCGAGCGCAAGCGTGACCTCGACTTCCCGTGGTATCCGGCCCGGGTGGTCTGCCACGACATCCTCGGCCAGACCGCGCTGGTCGATCTTGCCGGCCTGCGTGACGCGATCGCCGACAAGGGCGGTGATCCGGCCAAGGTCAACCCGGTGGTGCCGGTGCAGCTCATCGTCGATCACTCGCTGGCGGTGGAGCATGGCGGCTTCGAGAAGGATGCCTTCGCCAAAAACCGCGCCATCGAGGACCGCCGCAACGAGGACCGCTTCCACTTCATCGAGTGGACCAAGCAGGCGTTCGAGAACGTCGATGTCGTGCCGCCCGGCAACGGCATCATGCACCAGATCAACCTGGAGCGGATGTCGCCGGTGATCCACGCCATTGATGGCGTCGCCTTCCCCGACACGCTGGTCGGCACCGACAGCCACACGCCGCACGTGGATGCCCTGGGCGTCATCGCCATCGGCGTCGGCGGCCTGGAAGCCGAGAACGTCATGCTCGGCCGCGCCTCCTGGATGCGCCTGCCCGACATCATCGGCGTCGAGCTGACCGGCCGTCCCCAACCCGGCATCACCGCCACCGACATCGTGCTGACGCTGACCGAGTTCCTGCGCAAGGAGCGGGTCGTCGGCGCCTACCTGGAATTCCACGGCGAGGGCGCCGCCAGCCTGACCCTGGGCGACCGCGCCACCATCTCCAACATGGCGCCGGAATACGGCGCGACGGCGGCGATGTTCGCGATCGACGCGCAGACCATCGCCTATCTGCGCCTCACCGGCCGCGAGGATGCCCAGGTCAGGCTGGTGGAAACCTATGCCCGCACCGCCGGGCTGTGGTCGGACACGCTGGCGGGCGCACAATATGAACGCTTGCTGCGCTTCGACCTGTCGAGCGTCGTGCGCACGCTGGCCGGCCCGTCCAACCCGCATCGCCGCCTGCCGGTCTCCGACCTCGCCACCCGTGGCATCGCCGCAGCCTGGAAAGAAGAGCCGGGCCTGCTGCCCGACGGCGCGGTGATCATCGCCGCCATCACCAGCTGTACCAATACCTCCAACCCGCGCAACGTGATCGCCGCTGGCCTGCTGGCGCGCAACGCCAACCGTGCCGGCCTCGCCCGCAAGCCCTGGGTGAAATCCTCGCTGGCGCCGGGGTCGAAGGCGGTGGCGCTGTACCTGGACGAGGCGGGCCTGACCGCGGAGCTGGAACAGCTCGGCTTCGGCATCGTCGCCTTCGCCTGCACCACCTGCAACGGCATGTCCGGTGCGCTGGACCCGAAGATCCAGCAGGAGATCATCGACCGCGACCTGTATGCCACTGCGGTGCTGTCGGGGAACCGCAACTTCGACGGACGCATCCACCCCTACGCGAAGCAGGCCTTCCTTGCCTCGCCGCCGCTGGTGGTGGCCTATGCCATCGCCGGCACCATCCGCTTCGACATCGAGCGGGACGTGCTGGGCGTCGATGCGAACGGCCAGGAAATCCGCCTGAAGGATATCTGGCCGAGCGACGCGGAAATCGACGCCGTGGTCGCGGCGGCGGTGAAGCCCGAGCATTTCCGCAATGTCTACGCGCCGATGTTCGGCGATCGGGGCGCACGCCAGGCGGTCAGCCCGCTGTACGACTGGCGCCCGCAGAGCACCTACATCCGCCGCCCGCCCTACTGGGAAGGCGCGCTGGCCGGCGAGCGCACGCTGCGCGGCCTGCGCCCGCTCGCGGTGCTGGGCGACAACATCACCACCGACCACCTGTCGCCGTCCAATGCCATCCTGCCGAACAGCGCCGCCGGCGAATACCTGGCGAAGATGGGGCTGCCGGAAGAAGACTACAATTCCTACGCCACCCATCGCGGCGACCACCTGACGGCGCAGCGCGCGACCTTCGCCAACCCGACCCTGCTGAACGAGATGGTGCGCAATCCGGACGGCAGCGTGAAGAAGGGCTCGCTGGCGCGCGTGGAACCGGAGGGCAAGGTGCTGCGCATGTGGGAAGCGATCGAGACCTACATGGACCGCAAGCAGCCGCTGATCATCGTGGCGGGCGCGGATTACGGCCAGGGCTCCTCGCGTGACTGGGCGGCCAAGGGCGTGCGCCTGGCCGGCGTCGAGGCGATCGTCGCCGAGGGCTTCGAGCGCATTCACCGCACCAACCTGATCGGCATGGGCGTGCTGCCGCTCGAGTTCAAGCCTGGGGTCAACCGGCTGACGCTGGGGCTCGACGGCACCGAGACCTATGACGTGACGGGCGAGCGCACGCCGCGCGCCGACCTGACGCTGGTGATCCATCGTCGCGACGGCAGCACCGTCGAGGTGCCGGTCACCTGCCGCCTGGACACCGCCGAGGAGGTGTCGATCTACAACGCCGGCGGCGTGCTGCAGCGCTTCGCGCAGGACTTCCTGGAAGCGGCGGCGGCCCCGCAAGGTGGCCGCCAGGCCGGCTGA
- a CDS encoding GntR family transcriptional regulator: MPNDRAVEGETLADHVLRQIQAAIVKGDMAPGSKISEPELARAYGISRGPLREALHRLEGQKLLVRVPHVGARVVSLSRQELGELYQIRELLEGQACRLAAERMLPEQVEALRGVLREHERDEAFQAGRGYYQQEGDFDFHYRIVQGSGNRMLIRLLCDDLYQLARMYRIQYSATPNRPAQAFAEHHRILDAIAEGDGELAEMLMRRHIRTSRLNIEQQIL; this comes from the coding sequence GTGCCAAATGACCGCGCCGTCGAGGGCGAGACGCTCGCCGACCACGTCCTGAGGCAGATCCAGGCGGCGATCGTCAAAGGCGACATGGCGCCGGGGAGCAAGATCTCCGAGCCGGAACTGGCGCGCGCCTATGGGATCAGCCGCGGCCCGCTGCGCGAGGCGCTGCACCGCCTGGAGGGCCAGAAGCTGCTGGTGCGGGTACCCCACGTAGGCGCGCGCGTGGTCTCGCTGAGCCGGCAGGAACTGGGCGAGCTCTACCAGATCCGTGAATTGCTCGAAGGCCAGGCCTGCCGGCTGGCGGCGGAACGCATGCTGCCCGAGCAGGTCGAGGCCCTGCGCGGCGTGCTGCGCGAGCACGAGCGCGACGAAGCCTTCCAGGCCGGCCGAGGCTATTATCAACAGGAAGGCGATTTCGACTTCCATTATCGCATCGTCCAGGGGAGCGGGAACCGCATGCTGATCCGCCTGCTCTGCGATGACCTGTATCAGCTCGCCCGCATGTACCGCATCCAGTACTCGGCCACGCCGAACCGCCCCGCGCAGGCCTTTGCCGAACATCATCGCATCCTCGACGCCATCGCCGAGGGTGACGGCGAACTGGCGGAGATGCTGATGCGGCGTCACATCCGCACCTCCCGTCTCAATATCGAACAACAAATCCTGTAG
- a CDS encoding paraquat-inducible protein A — protein sequence MRAQPLPSDPPRPPASGPVSSWHECHGCGAFQLVPPLGAGMTARCWRCDRVLRRGHRDPLGHGAALAAAALVLLGVVATMTMMTVSTVGISHQADLLGGPMELWRRGMWELALVVGFTTLVAPFALLAGLLTVLLLLRRQRPPRQLRLLFRAVLWLTPWSMIEVFLLGAFVAYTKLQDLVQIGIGPALFALGVLTFVMTWLDSELSPPAIWEEMQRRGVADPPLPAPGARPALPADPVSCHVCGHVQPAPQEHGHATCRRCDAALHRRKPNGIARAWALCLAALICYVPANYYPVLTVMQLGAGAPSTILGGVVELVAARMWPLAALVFAASIAVPVLKLTALMFMLACTQLGAARWLVERTRLYGIVLGIGRWSMVDIYMESLLGALVQFGRVVTIEPGVGAVAFCAVVILTMLAAESFDPRLMWDAAAAADRRGRAAEPLPP from the coding sequence GTGCGCGCGCAGCCGCTGCCCTCCGACCCGCCGCGGCCGCCCGCCTCCGGCCCTGTCAGTTCCTGGCACGAATGCCATGGCTGCGGTGCTTTCCAACTGGTGCCGCCACTCGGCGCCGGGATGACCGCACGCTGCTGGCGGTGCGACCGGGTGCTGCGACGCGGCCACCGCGATCCGCTTGGCCATGGCGCCGCCCTGGCCGCGGCGGCGCTGGTGCTGCTGGGCGTGGTCGCCACCATGACGATGATGACGGTTTCCACGGTCGGCATCTCCCACCAGGCGGACCTGCTCGGCGGGCCGATGGAGCTGTGGCGCCGCGGCATGTGGGAACTGGCGCTGGTGGTCGGCTTCACCACGCTGGTCGCTCCCTTTGCCCTGCTGGCCGGGCTGCTCACGGTGCTGCTGCTGCTGCGCCGGCAACGCCCGCCACGCCAGTTGCGCCTGCTGTTCCGCGCGGTGCTGTGGCTCACGCCCTGGTCGATGATCGAGGTGTTCCTGCTCGGCGCCTTCGTCGCCTACACCAAGCTGCAGGACCTGGTGCAGATCGGCATCGGCCCGGCATTGTTCGCCCTGGGTGTGCTGACCTTCGTCATGACCTGGCTCGACAGCGAGCTGTCGCCGCCGGCGATCTGGGAGGAGATGCAGCGCCGGGGCGTCGCCGATCCGCCCCTGCCCGCCCCGGGCGCCCGTCCGGCCCTGCCCGCCGACCCGGTCAGTTGCCATGTCTGCGGCCATGTGCAGCCGGCGCCGCAGGAGCACGGCCACGCCACCTGCCGGCGCTGCGACGCCGCCCTGCATCGCCGCAAGCCCAACGGCATCGCCCGTGCCTGGGCGCTCTGCCTCGCGGCGCTGATCTGCTACGTGCCGGCGAATTACTACCCGGTGCTGACGGTGATGCAGCTTGGCGCCGGCGCGCCGAGCACCATCCTGGGCGGCGTGGTGGAACTGGTGGCGGCGCGGATGTGGCCGCTGGCGGCGCTGGTCTTCGCCGCCAGCATCGCCGTGCCGGTGCTCAAGCTGACGGCGCTGATGTTCATGCTCGCCTGCACGCAGCTCGGCGCGGCGCGCTGGCTGGTCGAGCGCACGCGGCTCTATGGCATCGTGCTGGGCATCGGCCGCTGGTCGATGGTGGACATCTACATGGAATCGCTGCTGGGGGCGCTGGTGCAGTTCGGCCGGGTGGTGACGATCGAGCCGGGCGTCGGCGCCGTCGCCTTCTGTGCCGTCGTCATCCTCACCATGCTCGCCGCCGAGAGCTTCGATCCGCGCCTGATGTGGGATGCCGCCGCCGCCGCGGATCGGCGCGGGCGGGCGGCGGAACCGCTGCCGCCCTGA
- a CDS encoding PqiC family protein, with amino-acid sequence MIRRRLPALLLFLSLLGGCLASPNPTLYTLAPVQGTPLQGVAPKTVGLRSVSLARYLERPQIVLSSTGYQLMLADNDWWGEPLGAMLNRVLVEELSQRLPGSSVLAEAGAITAMPEATVEVNLLRLDADQDGTVVLRAQYGITPARGPGLTRDVEIRVPPPSPGIRGQVAARSVAVGQLADRIAASLAGR; translated from the coding sequence ATGATCCGCCGCCGCCTGCCCGCTTTGCTGCTGTTCCTGTCGTTGCTCGGCGGCTGCCTGGCCTCGCCCAATCCCACGCTCTACACGCTTGCCCCGGTGCAGGGGACGCCGCTTCAGGGTGTGGCGCCGAAAACGGTGGGGCTGCGCAGCGTCAGCCTCGCCCGCTACCTGGAACGCCCGCAGATCGTGCTCTCCTCCACCGGCTACCAGCTGATGCTGGCCGACAACGACTGGTGGGGCGAGCCGCTCGGGGCGATGCTCAACCGCGTCCTGGTGGAGGAATTGTCGCAGCGCCTGCCTGGCAGTTCGGTGCTGGCCGAGGCGGGCGCCATCACCGCCATGCCGGAAGCGACGGTGGAGGTGAACCTGCTGCGCCTGGACGCCGACCAGGACGGCACCGTGGTGCTGCGCGCCCAGTACGGCATCACCCCCGCGCGTGGCCCCGGCCTCACCCGCGACGTCGAGATCCGGGTGCCCCCGCCCTCGCCCGGCATCCGCGGCCAGGTCGCGGCGCGGAGCGTCGCGGTGGGGCAACTGGCCGACCGCATCGCCGCCTCGCTGGCGGGACGCTGA
- a CDS encoding PqiB family protein: MSQAADADSSQARVTVRQRPSAIWLVPLVAVLIAAWLVWTTLSSRGPLITITFESAEGLQAGQSQVKYKDVVMGTVQSVTVAPDLTHVTVIARMTPEAEPLLNERAKFWVVRPRLSAGAISGLETLLSGSYIAILPSAEKGRAQRSFTGLEDPPVLQTTVPGHTFLLKATRIGSISAGSPLFFRGLTVGEVLGWDVADMAESVTIHAFVRAPYDRYVHEETRFWNASGISLQFGGDGVRLRIESLRAVLLGGIAFETPSRPTSPRVTAQDAVFPLFADEAAAEGAGYSRRIQGVAYFPGAVDGLAKGAPVTLRGIRIGEVTGLSLEYDRASDSLRVPVHFEIEPERIADSAEAAGRGPLANLTRLVGQGLRAQLQTTNLLTGQKSIAFTFVADAPPAEVKIENGAFVVPTVPDQIAGIVEAAQGLIGKLEKVPFDRIGENINATLAGTSTLVNSEALRQTLISLQGTVGAAQTFMKGLDSAAAPALQRLPGIAAGLQESVTRLNRLMLGIDTGYGENSRIYRNIDRLLAQLNDTAQAVRVLSDILARHPEAILRGRPDVGVTK; encoded by the coding sequence ATGAGCCAGGCCGCGGATGCCGACTCGTCACAGGCCCGGGTCACCGTCCGACAGCGCCCTTCGGCGATCTGGCTGGTGCCGCTGGTGGCGGTGCTGATCGCCGCATGGTTGGTATGGACCACGCTGTCCAGCCGCGGGCCGCTGATCACAATCACCTTCGAAAGCGCCGAGGGCCTGCAGGCTGGCCAGTCGCAAGTGAAATACAAGGACGTGGTGATGGGCACGGTGCAGAGCGTCACGGTTGCACCCGATCTCACCCACGTCACCGTCATCGCGCGCATGACGCCGGAAGCCGAACCGCTGCTGAACGAGCGCGCAAAATTCTGGGTGGTGCGCCCACGTCTTTCCGCCGGCGCGATCTCCGGGCTGGAGACGCTGCTCTCCGGCTCCTACATCGCCATCCTGCCCTCGGCCGAGAAAGGCCGCGCCCAGCGCAGCTTCACCGGGCTCGAGGATCCGCCGGTGCTGCAGACCACCGTGCCCGGCCACACCTTCCTGTTGAAGGCCACCCGGATCGGCTCGATCAGCGCCGGCTCGCCGCTGTTCTTCCGTGGCCTGACCGTGGGCGAGGTGCTGGGCTGGGATGTCGCCGACATGGCCGAGAGCGTCACCATCCACGCGTTCGTGCGCGCGCCCTATGACCGCTACGTGCACGAGGAAACGCGGTTCTGGAACGCCTCCGGCATCAGCCTGCAATTTGGCGGCGACGGCGTACGTCTGCGCATCGAATCCCTGCGCGCGGTGCTGCTCGGCGGCATCGCCTTCGAGACGCCCTCCCGCCCCACCAGCCCCCGCGTGACCGCGCAGGATGCCGTGTTCCCGCTCTTCGCCGACGAGGCCGCCGCCGAGGGGGCCGGCTACAGTCGCCGCATCCAGGGCGTCGCCTATTTCCCCGGTGCCGTCGATGGACTCGCCAAGGGTGCGCCGGTGACGCTGCGCGGCATCCGCATCGGCGAGGTGACCGGCCTCTCGCTCGAATACGACCGCGCCAGCGATTCGCTGCGCGTGCCGGTGCATTTCGAGATAGAGCCGGAACGCATCGCCGACAGCGCCGAGGCCGCCGGGCGCGGCCCGCTCGCCAACCTCACCCGGCTGGTGGGACAGGGCCTGCGTGCGCAACTGCAGACCACCAACCTGCTCACCGGGCAGAAATCCATTGCCTTCACCTTCGTCGCCGACGCGCCACCCGCCGAAGTGAAGATCGAGAACGGTGCCTTCGTGGTACCCACCGTTCCCGACCAGATCGCCGGCATCGTCGAGGCGGCCCAGGGCCTGATCGGCAAGCTGGAGAAAGTGCCCTTCGACCGGATCGGCGAGAACATCAACGCCACCCTCGCCGGCACCAGCACGCTGGTCAACAGCGAGGCGCTGCGCCAGACCCTGATCTCCTTGCAGGGGACAGTCGGCGCGGCACAGACCTTCATGAAGGGGCTGGACAGCGCCGCGGCGCCGGCGCTGCAGCGCCTGCCCGGAATCGCCGCTGGGCTGCAGGAATCCGTCACCCGGCTGAACCGGCTGATGCTCGGCATCGACACCGGCTATGGCGAGAACTCGCGCATCTACCGCAACATCGACCGCCTGCTGGCGCAGCTCAACGACACCGCGCAGGCCGTGCGGGTGCTGTCCGACATCCTCGCCCGCCATCCCGAGGCGATCCTGCGCGGTCGCCCCGATGTGGGAGTGACCAAATGA